In Streptomyces hawaiiensis, one genomic interval encodes:
- a CDS encoding DUF3093 domain-containing protein, which yields MQLSAAPYEERLTAPRTWWLISFLVGVSMALILLPFGTLPMLGGLAGGTAVAAVAASSYGSVRIRVVGDSLIAGEAKIPLAALGEMEVLDPEETRAWRTYKADPRAFLLLRAYIPTALRVVVTDPQDPTPYLYLSTREPERLAEALRTAKQA from the coding sequence ATGCAGCTCTCCGCCGCCCCGTACGAAGAACGCCTCACCGCCCCGCGGACCTGGTGGCTGATCTCGTTCCTCGTGGGCGTCTCCATGGCCCTGATCCTGCTGCCGTTCGGCACACTGCCGATGCTCGGCGGCCTGGCCGGGGGCACCGCGGTCGCGGCCGTCGCCGCGAGCTCGTACGGATCGGTCCGCATCCGCGTGGTCGGCGACTCCCTGATCGCGGGAGAGGCGAAGATCCCGCTGGCGGCGCTGGGCGAGATGGAGGTGCTGGACCCCGAGGAGACCCGCGCCTGGCGCACCTACAAGGCCGACCCGCGCGCCTTCCTCCTGCTGCGCGCGTACATCCCCACGGCCCTGCGCGTGGTGGTCACGGACCCGCAGGACCCGACTCCGTACCTGTATCTGTCCACGCGCGAGCCGGAGCGCCTGGCGGAGGCGCTGCGGACGGCGAAGCAGGCGTAG
- a CDS encoding ferrochelatase: MPDARDVSPYDALLLLSFGGPEGPDDVVPFLENVTRGRGIPKERLKEVGQHYFLFGGVSPINDQNRALLDALRKDFAEHGLDLPVYWGNRNWAPYLTDTLREMVRDGRRRVLVLATSAYASYSGCRQYRENLADALAALAAEGLEPPKVDKLRHYFNHPGFLEPMIDGVLQSLAELPVDVRDGAHLAFSTHSIPTASADTSGPVEEHGDGGAYVKQHLDVAQQIADAVRERTGVDHPWQLVYQSRSGAPHIPWLEPDICDHLDERHAAGVPAVVIAPIGFVSDHMEVLYDLDTEARARAEELGLPMRRSATVGADPRFAAAIRELVVERAAAERGQDVTPCALGALGASHDLCPVGCCPARAPRPAAAGADSTYA, encoded by the coding sequence ATGCCAGACGCGCGCGATGTCAGCCCCTACGACGCCCTGCTCCTGCTCTCGTTCGGCGGCCCGGAAGGCCCGGACGACGTGGTCCCGTTCCTGGAGAACGTGACGCGCGGGCGCGGCATCCCCAAGGAACGACTGAAGGAAGTCGGGCAGCACTACTTCCTGTTCGGCGGGGTCAGCCCGATCAACGACCAGAACCGCGCCCTGCTGGACGCCCTGCGCAAGGACTTCGCCGAGCACGGCCTGGACCTGCCGGTCTACTGGGGAAACCGCAACTGGGCGCCGTACCTGACGGACACGCTGCGCGAGATGGTCCGCGACGGCCGCCGCCGCGTCCTGGTCCTCGCCACCAGCGCCTACGCCTCGTACTCGGGCTGCCGCCAGTACCGCGAGAACCTCGCCGACGCGCTCGCGGCCCTGGCGGCCGAGGGCCTGGAGCCGCCGAAGGTCGACAAGCTGCGGCACTACTTCAATCACCCGGGCTTCCTGGAGCCCATGATCGACGGGGTGCTCCAGTCCCTCGCCGAGCTTCCCGTGGACGTGCGGGACGGGGCTCACCTCGCCTTCTCGACGCACTCGATCCCGACGGCCTCCGCCGACACCTCCGGCCCCGTCGAGGAGCACGGCGACGGCGGCGCGTACGTGAAACAGCACCTGGACGTGGCGCAGCAGATCGCCGACGCAGTCCGGGAGCGCACGGGCGTGGACCACCCCTGGCAGCTCGTCTACCAGTCCCGCTCCGGTGCCCCGCACATCCCGTGGCTGGAGCCCGACATCTGCGACCACCTCGACGAGCGGCACGCGGCCGGCGTCCCGGCCGTCGTCATCGCCCCCATCGGCTTCGTCTCCGACCACATGGAGGTCCTCTACGACCTCGACACGGAGGCCAGGGCCAGGGCCGAGGAGCTCGGGCTGCCGATGCGGCGCTCGGCCACCGTCGGCGCCGATCCGAGGTTCGCCGCCGCGATCCGCGAGCTCGTCGTGGAGCGCGCCGCCGCCGAGCGCGGGCAGGACGTCACGCCGTGCGCCCTGGGCGCCCTCGGGGCGAGCCACGACCTCTGCCCGGTCGGCTGCTGCCCGGCCCGCGCCCCCCGGCCCGCCGCCGCGGGCGCCGACAGCACCTACGCGTGA
- a CDS encoding MFS transporter — protein sequence MPSPYRALFAAPGSKGFSAAGFLGRIPVSMMGIGVVTMISQVTGRYGLAGALSAVIALSAAAAGPQVSRLVDQYGQRRVLRPATLVSLTAAAVLLCAAHYGWPDWMLFVACAGIGCVPSVGAMIRARWAALYRGTPQLHTAYSFESVMDEVCFVFGPIISIGLSTAWFPEAGPLLAACFLAVGVFWLTAQRATEPEPHPRERRGGGTAMRSRGLQVLVATFVATGAIFGAVDVVTVAFADEEGHKAAASIVLAVYAAGSCVAGMIFGLLHFAGAPERRWLLGVCAMAVSMIPLLLVGNLPFLAVALFVAGLSIAPTMITTMSLIEEHVPRAQLTEGMTWVSTGLAAGVALGSSAAGWVIDAAGARAGYGVPAVAGAVAVAVGFLGFRRLKRPAPGRGGSVEQHSERKERHVA from the coding sequence TTGCCCAGCCCCTACCGCGCCCTGTTCGCAGCCCCCGGCTCCAAGGGTTTCTCCGCTGCGGGCTTCCTCGGTCGCATCCCGGTCTCCATGATGGGCATCGGCGTGGTCACGATGATCTCCCAGGTCACCGGGAGGTACGGCCTGGCCGGCGCCCTGTCGGCCGTCATCGCGCTGTCCGCCGCGGCGGCCGGACCGCAGGTCTCGCGGCTGGTCGACCAGTACGGGCAGCGGCGCGTGCTGCGTCCGGCGACGTTGGTCTCGCTGACCGCGGCGGCCGTCCTTCTGTGTGCGGCGCACTACGGGTGGCCCGACTGGATGCTGTTCGTGGCGTGCGCGGGCATCGGCTGCGTCCCGAGCGTCGGCGCGATGATCCGGGCCCGCTGGGCGGCCCTGTACCGGGGGACGCCGCAGCTGCACACCGCGTACTCCTTCGAGTCCGTGATGGACGAGGTGTGCTTCGTCTTCGGGCCGATCATCTCCATCGGCCTGTCCACGGCCTGGTTTCCGGAGGCCGGTCCGCTGCTCGCCGCCTGTTTCCTGGCGGTCGGCGTCTTCTGGCTGACCGCGCAGCGCGCCACCGAGCCCGAACCCCACCCGCGCGAGCGGCGGGGCGGCGGTACGGCGATGCGCTCGCGGGGCCTTCAGGTCCTGGTGGCCACCTTCGTGGCGACCGGGGCGATCTTCGGGGCGGTCGACGTGGTCACCGTGGCCTTCGCCGACGAGGAGGGGCACAAGGCCGCCGCGAGCATCGTCCTCGCGGTGTACGCGGCGGGTTCCTGTGTGGCGGGCATGATCTTCGGGTTGCTGCACTTCGCCGGGGCGCCGGAACGCAGGTGGCTGCTGGGCGTGTGTGCCATGGCCGTGAGTATGATCCCCCTCCTACTGGTCGGAAACTTGCCGTTTCTGGCCGTGGCGCTGTTCGTTGCGGGTCTGTCCATCGCTCCTACGATGATCACGACGATGTCCCTCATCGAAGAGCACGTACCACGCGCGCAGCTCACCGAGGGCATGACCTGGGTGAGCACCGGGCTCGCGGCGGGTGTCGCACTCGGCTCCTCCGCGGCCGGCTGGGTGATCGACGCGGCCGGGGCGCGTGCCGGGTACGGGGTTCCGGCCGTGGCCGGAGCCGTCGCGGTCGCGGTGGGTTTCCTCGGGTTCCGCCGGCTCAAGCGACCGGCACCGGGTCGGGGAGGCTCCGTTGAGCAGCACAGCGAACGGAAAGAACGGCACGTGGCGTAA
- a CDS encoding PaaI family thioesterase: MSGTSAALQPPADAVQPVRHPDAPAPGELLGAHYGACFGCGGDQPHGLHLEARAGEGVSLTAEFTVQPAHQGAPGLAHGGVLASALDETLGSLNWLLRTIAVTGRLETDFVRPVPVGTTLHLEAEVTAVAGRKIYSTATGRVGGPDGPVAVRAEALFIEVKVDHFVDHGRQEEIQAAMNDPDQVRRARAFEVNP; the protein is encoded by the coding sequence GTGAGTGGTACTTCCGCAGCTCTTCAGCCTCCGGCCGACGCCGTGCAGCCGGTGCGGCACCCGGACGCGCCCGCGCCCGGTGAGCTCCTCGGCGCGCACTACGGCGCGTGTTTCGGCTGTGGCGGCGACCAGCCGCACGGACTGCACCTGGAGGCCCGGGCCGGTGAGGGCGTGTCGCTGACCGCCGAGTTCACCGTCCAGCCCGCCCACCAGGGCGCTCCGGGCCTCGCCCACGGTGGCGTGCTCGCCTCCGCCCTGGACGAGACCCTCGGCTCGCTGAACTGGTTGCTGCGCACGATCGCGGTGACCGGGCGGCTGGAGACCGACTTCGTACGGCCCGTGCCCGTCGGTACCACGCTGCACCTGGAGGCGGAGGTGACGGCGGTGGCCGGAAGGAAGATCTACTCCACCGCGACCGGACGCGTCGGCGGCCCCGACGGACCCGTCGCCGTGCGCGCGGAGGCGCTCTTCATCGAGGTGAAGGTCGACCACTTCGTCGACCACGGCCGCCAGGAGGAGATCCAGGCGGCCATGAACGACCCGGACCAGGTCCGGCGCGCGCGTGCCTTCGAGGTGAACCCGTGA
- a CDS encoding inositol monophosphatase family protein produces MTDSLHTDLLELAQEAARRAGALLRDGRPADLAVAATKSSPIDVVTEMDIAAEKLITDLIAERRPDDGVLGEEGAATEGTSGVRWVIDPLDGTVNYLYGLPTWAVSIAAEQDGETVVGVVTAPMRGETFHAVRGRGAWATGAWDGERRLACRPAPPLDQALVSTGFNYVADVRAHQADVAQRLIPLLRDIRRGGSAAVDLCDVAAGRLDGYYERGLHPWDLAAGDLIAREAGALTGGRPAERPSGALAVAGSPGVFEPLQRLLEDFGAWHD; encoded by the coding sequence GTGACCGACTCCCTGCATACGGACCTGCTCGAACTCGCCCAGGAGGCCGCGCGCCGCGCCGGTGCGCTGCTGCGGGACGGACGCCCGGCCGACCTCGCGGTCGCCGCCACCAAGTCCAGCCCCATCGACGTCGTCACCGAGATGGACATCGCGGCGGAGAAGCTGATCACGGACCTGATCGCCGAGCGCCGCCCGGACGACGGCGTCCTCGGCGAGGAGGGCGCCGCCACGGAGGGCACCAGCGGCGTCCGCTGGGTGATCGACCCGCTCGACGGCACGGTGAACTACCTGTACGGGCTGCCCACCTGGGCCGTCTCCATCGCCGCCGAGCAGGACGGCGAGACCGTCGTCGGAGTCGTCACGGCCCCGATGCGCGGCGAGACGTTCCACGCCGTGCGCGGCCGCGGGGCCTGGGCCACCGGCGCCTGGGACGGCGAGCGCAGGCTGGCCTGCCGCCCCGCGCCGCCCCTGGACCAGGCGCTGGTCTCCACGGGCTTCAACTACGTCGCCGACGTCCGCGCCCACCAGGCCGATGTGGCGCAGCGGCTGATCCCGTTGCTGCGCGACATCCGGCGCGGCGGCTCGGCCGCGGTCGACCTGTGCGACGTGGCCGCGGGACGCCTCGACGGCTACTACGAGCGCGGCCTGCACCCCTGGGATCTCGCGGCGGGGGACCTGATCGCCCGGGAGGCGGGCGCGCTGACCGGTGGACGCCCCGCAGAGCGCCCGTCAGGCGCTCTGGCGGTGGCGGGTAGCCCCGGCGTCTTCGAGCCCCTCCAGCGCCTCCTGGAGGACTTCGGAGCCTGGCACGACTGA
- the sepH gene encoding septation protein SepH: MPELRVVAVSNDGTRLVLKAADSTEYTLPIDERLRAAVRGDRPRLGQIEIEVESHLRPRDIQARIRAGATAEEVAQMAGIPVDRVRRFEGPVLAERAFMAERARKTPVRRPGENSGPPLGEAVQERLLVRGADKDTVQWDSWRRDDGTWEVLLVYRVASEPHSASWTYDPPRRLVQAVDDEARSLIGESDDLAAPEPSFPFVPRIARLPRDRPLDRPERERPSLPAQASEPDEETAGERDSLTSLLEAVPSFRGDLVVPELPPAEPEEEPVVAEVEEEEPPAPAASAGSAYADVLMPRSVGSHRDRLIGATDRQAEADGVRPGRRAAVPSWDEIVFGTRRKKQE; the protein is encoded by the coding sequence ATGCCCGAACTGCGTGTCGTGGCCGTCTCGAATGACGGCACACGGCTGGTGCTGAAGGCTGCCGATTCTACGGAGTACACGCTTCCGATCGACGAACGCCTGCGCGCCGCCGTGCGCGGCGACCGTCCCCGTCTCGGCCAGATCGAGATCGAGGTCGAAAGCCACCTCCGCCCCCGCGACATCCAGGCGCGTATACGTGCAGGCGCGACCGCGGAAGAGGTCGCGCAGATGGCCGGCATCCCCGTCGACCGGGTGCGCCGCTTCGAGGGTCCCGTGCTCGCCGAGCGTGCCTTCATGGCCGAGCGGGCCCGCAAGACCCCGGTCCGCCGCCCCGGCGAGAACTCCGGGCCGCCGCTGGGCGAGGCGGTGCAGGAGCGGCTGCTGGTGCGCGGCGCCGACAAGGACACCGTCCAGTGGGACTCATGGCGGCGCGACGACGGCACGTGGGAGGTCCTGCTCGTCTACCGCGTCGCGAGTGAGCCGCACTCGGCGAGCTGGACGTACGACCCGCCCCGGCGGCTCGTCCAGGCCGTCGACGACGAGGCCCGCTCCCTGATCGGCGAGTCCGACGACCTGGCCGCTCCCGAGCCCAGCTTCCCGTTCGTCCCCCGGATCGCCCGGCTGCCGCGCGACAGACCGCTGGACCGCCCCGAGCGCGAGCGGCCCAGCCTGCCCGCGCAGGCGTCCGAACCGGACGAGGAGACCGCGGGCGAGCGCGACTCGCTGACCAGCCTGCTCGAAGCGGTGCCGAGCTTCCGCGGCGACCTGGTGGTTCCGGAACTCCCTCCGGCGGAACCCGAGGAGGAGCCCGTCGTCGCCGAAGTGGAAGAGGAGGAACCTCCGGCTCCTGCGGCCTCGGCCGGTTCCGCCTACGCGGACGTCCTCATGCCGCGATCCGTGGGCAGCCACCGCGACCGGCTCATCGGTGCCACCGACCGCCAGGCCGAGGCGGACGGCGTACGACCGGGCCGCAGGGCGGCCGTCCCGAGCTGGGACGAGATCGTGTTCGGGACGCGGCGCAAGAAGCAGGAGTAA
- a CDS encoding D-arabinono-1,4-lactone oxidase — protein MSSTANGKNGTWRNWGGNVSARPAREVTPASVEELAAAVRRAAEDGLKVKAVGAGHSFTSIAATDGVLIRPQLLTGIRNIDRENMTVTVEAGTPLKRLNMALAREGLSLTNMGDIMEQTVSGATSTGTHGTGRDSGSIAAQIKGLELVTADGTVLSCSEKGTDEERAVFAAARVGLGALGIVTAITFAVEPVFLLTAREEPMPLDKVLSDFEELWAENEHFEFYWFPHTGSTNTKRNNRSAGPEKPVPQLQSWFEDEFLSNGVFQVANWVGRAVPATIPAIAQISSKALSARTYTDIPYKVFTSPRRVRFVEMEYAVPRAAVVDALRELKAMVDRSGLRVSFPVEVRTAPADDIMLSTASGRDSAYIAVHMFQGTPYQRYFTAAERILTAHEGRPHWGKVHTRDAEYFSRVYPRFDEFTALRDRLDPDRRFQNDYLRKVLGA, from the coding sequence TTGAGCAGCACAGCGAACGGAAAGAACGGCACGTGGCGTAACTGGGGTGGCAACGTCTCGGCACGTCCCGCGCGAGAGGTCACCCCTGCCTCCGTCGAGGAGCTGGCCGCCGCCGTGCGGCGGGCCGCCGAGGACGGGCTGAAGGTGAAGGCCGTCGGCGCCGGGCACTCTTTCACGTCCATAGCCGCGACGGACGGTGTGTTGATCCGTCCTCAACTGTTGACCGGCATACGCAACATTGATCGCGAGAACATGACGGTCACGGTGGAGGCCGGCACCCCGCTCAAAAGGCTCAACATGGCCCTCGCACGCGAAGGCCTGTCGCTCACGAACATGGGCGACATCATGGAGCAGACGGTCTCCGGGGCCACCAGTACCGGCACGCACGGCACGGGCCGCGACTCCGGCTCGATCGCCGCCCAGATCAAGGGCCTGGAGCTGGTCACCGCCGACGGCACGGTCCTCAGCTGCTCCGAGAAGGGCACCGACGAAGAACGCGCGGTCTTCGCCGCCGCCCGCGTCGGCCTCGGCGCCCTGGGCATCGTCACCGCGATCACCTTCGCCGTCGAGCCGGTCTTCCTGCTCACGGCCCGCGAGGAGCCGATGCCGTTGGACAAGGTCCTCTCCGACTTCGAGGAACTCTGGGCCGAGAACGAGCACTTCGAGTTCTACTGGTTCCCGCACACCGGCAGCACCAACACCAAGCGCAACAACCGCAGCGCGGGTCCGGAGAAGCCCGTGCCGCAGCTCCAGAGCTGGTTCGAGGACGAGTTCCTCTCGAACGGCGTCTTCCAGGTGGCCAACTGGGTCGGCCGCGCGGTGCCCGCCACGATCCCCGCGATCGCCCAGATCTCCAGCAAGGCCCTGTCCGCACGGACCTACACGGACATCCCTTACAAGGTCTTCACGTCCCCGCGCCGGGTGCGCTTCGTGGAGATGGAGTACGCCGTTCCACGCGCGGCCGTCGTCGACGCGCTGCGCGAGCTGAAGGCGATGGTCGACCGCTCCGGACTCAGGGTCAGCTTCCCCGTCGAGGTGCGCACCGCCCCCGCCGACGACATCATGCTGTCCACCGCCTCCGGCCGGGACAGCGCGTACATCGCCGTCCACATGTTCCAGGGCACGCCCTACCAGCGGTACTTCACCGCGGCCGAGCGCATCCTCACCGCCCACGAGGGCCGTCCGCACTGGGGCAAAGTCCACACGCGGGACGCCGAGTACTTCTCCCGGGTGTATCCGCGCTTCGACGAGTTCACGGCGCTGCGGGATCGTCTCGATCCGGATCGGCGATTCCAGAACGACTACTTGCGGAAGGTTCTGGGGGCGTAG
- a CDS encoding DUF4193 domain-containing protein: MATDYDTPRKTDDDVDSDSLEELKARRNDKSASAVDVDEFEAAEGLELPGADLSNEELAVRVLPKQQDEFTCMSCFLVHHRSQLAREKNGQPICRDCD; encoded by the coding sequence ATGGCAACCGATTACGACACTCCACGCAAGACCGACGACGACGTCGACTCGGACAGTCTCGAAGAGCTGAAGGCTCGGAGGAACGACAAGTCGGCCTCCGCCGTGGACGTCGACGAGTTCGAGGCCGCAGAGGGCCTCGAGCTGCCCGGAGCCGATCTCTCGAACGAGGAACTGGCAGTCCGGGTGCTCCCGAAGCAGCAGGACGAGTTCACGTGCATGAGCTGCTTCCTGGTGCACCACCGCAGCCAGCTGGCCCGGGAGAAGAACGGTCAGCCGATCTGCCGCGACTGCGACTGA
- a CDS encoding response regulator transcription factor, producing MRVLVVEDEQLLADAVATGLRREAMAVDVVYDGAAALERIGVNDYDVVVLDRDLPLVHGDDVCRKIVELGMPTRVLMLTASGDVSDRVEGLEIGADDYLPKPFAFSELIARVRALGRRTSVPLPPVLERAGIKLDPNRREVFRDGKEVQLAPKEFAVLEVLMRSEGAVVSAEQLLEKAWDENTDPFTNVVRVTVMTLRRKLGEPPVIVTVPGSGYRI from the coding sequence GTGCGCGTACTCGTCGTCGAGGACGAGCAACTGCTCGCCGATGCGGTGGCCACCGGACTGCGCCGGGAGGCCATGGCCGTCGACGTCGTGTACGACGGTGCGGCCGCCCTGGAGCGCATCGGCGTCAACGACTACGACGTGGTCGTCCTCGACCGCGACCTCCCGCTCGTGCACGGCGACGACGTCTGCCGCAAGATCGTCGAACTCGGCATGCCCACGCGCGTGCTGATGCTGACGGCCTCCGGCGACGTCAGCGACCGGGTCGAGGGACTGGAGATCGGCGCCGACGACTACCTGCCCAAGCCGTTCGCGTTCAGTGAGCTCATCGCGCGGGTGCGCGCCCTCGGCCGGCGCACCAGCGTGCCCCTGCCGCCCGTCCTGGAGCGCGCCGGGATCAAGCTCGACCCCAACCGCCGCGAGGTCTTCCGCGACGGCAAGGAGGTCCAGCTCGCTCCCAAGGAGTTCGCGGTCCTGGAGGTGCTGATGCGCAGCGAGGGCGCCGTGGTCTCCGCGGAGCAGCTCCTGGAGAAGGCCTGGGACGAGAACACCGATCCGTTCACGAACGTCGTGCGCGTGACGGTCATGACGCTGCGGCGCAAGCTGGGCGAGCCGCCCGTCATCGTCACCGTCCCCGGCTCCGGCTACCGGATCTGA
- the dut gene encoding dUTP diphosphatase: MDVLIRRVDPDVPLPSYAQPGDAGADLRTTEACELAPGERAVLPTGVSVALPEGYAAFVHPRSGLAARCGVALVNAPGTVDAGYRGEIKVIVVNLDPREAVRFERFDRIAQLVVQQVERVRFQEVAELPGSARAEGGFGSTGGHAAVDGRSGTSGQAAVGGRTGGNRYASVVSDREGQ; this comes from the coding sequence CTGGACGTGCTGATCCGGCGCGTCGATCCGGACGTACCGCTGCCGTCGTACGCGCAGCCCGGTGACGCGGGGGCCGATCTGCGGACCACGGAGGCGTGCGAACTGGCCCCGGGCGAGCGGGCCGTGCTGCCCACGGGAGTGTCTGTGGCGCTGCCGGAGGGGTACGCGGCCTTCGTGCACCCGCGATCCGGTCTGGCCGCCCGCTGCGGCGTCGCCCTGGTGAATGCCCCGGGGACGGTTGATGCCGGGTACCGTGGGGAGATCAAGGTGATCGTGGTGAATCTCGACCCGCGCGAGGCCGTGCGGTTCGAGCGCTTCGACCGGATTGCCCAACTGGTAGTCCAGCAGGTCGAGAGGGTCCGCTTCCAGGAGGTCGCGGAACTTCCCGGCTCCGCGCGGGCCGAGGGGGGCTTCGGGTCCACCGGAGGCCATGCCGCGGTGGACGGCAGGAGCGGCACAAGCGGTCAGGCCGCCGTGGGCGGTCGGACGGGTGGGAATCGATACGCTTCGGTCGTATCCGACCGGGAAGGACAGTGA
- a CDS encoding sulfurtransferase has product MNAIISASDLARDLTGAHPPVLLDVRWQLTAAKAAGEPPFDGRAEYETGHLPGAVYVDLDRELASAPGKGGRHPLPDLARFGAAMRRAGVSAGTPVVVYDGGQGWAAARAWWLLRWTGHPDVRVLDGGLPSWEGPLEKSVPAPTEGDFVPEPGATGLLDADAAAALARSGVLLDARAGERYRGEVEPIDPVAGHIPGAVSAPTTQNVGADGRFLPAGELRARFEGLGVAEGARVGVYCGSGVSAAHEVLALAAAGIPAELYVGSWSEWSSDPGRPVAVGPDPQ; this is encoded by the coding sequence ATGAACGCCATCATCTCCGCATCCGACCTCGCGAGGGACCTCACGGGCGCCCACCCGCCGGTCCTGCTCGACGTCCGCTGGCAGCTCACCGCGGCCAAGGCGGCCGGCGAGCCGCCGTTCGACGGCCGGGCCGAGTACGAGACAGGGCACCTCCCCGGGGCCGTCTACGTCGACCTGGACCGGGAGTTGGCCTCCGCGCCGGGCAAGGGTGGCCGGCATCCGCTGCCCGACCTCGCGCGCTTCGGTGCAGCGATGCGCCGGGCGGGCGTGTCGGCCGGGACGCCGGTGGTCGTCTACGACGGCGGCCAGGGGTGGGCGGCGGCCCGGGCCTGGTGGCTGCTGCGCTGGACGGGTCACCCGGACGTGCGGGTCCTCGACGGCGGGTTGCCGTCCTGGGAGGGGCCGTTGGAGAAGTCCGTGCCGGCTCCGACGGAGGGCGACTTCGTGCCCGAGCCGGGGGCGACGGGGTTGCTCGACGCGGATGCCGCCGCGGCTCTGGCGCGGTCCGGTGTGCTGCTGGACGCGCGGGCGGGGGAGCGGTACCGGGGCGAGGTGGAGCCGATCGACCCGGTGGCCGGGCACATTCCGGGCGCGGTGTCGGCGCCCACCACTCAGAACGTGGGGGCCGACGGGCGCTTCCTTCCCGCCGGTGAACTGCGGGCGAGGTTCGAGGGACTTGGCGTGGCCGAGGGGGCACGGGTCGGCGTGTACTGCGGGTCGGGGGTCTCCGCCGCCCACGAGGTCCTGGCGCTGGCGGCCGCCGGTATTCCGGCCGAGTTGTACGTGGGGTCGTGGTCGGAGTGGTCCTCCGACCCGGGCCGGCCGGTCGCCGTCGGTCCGGACCCGCAGTGA
- a CDS encoding sensor histidine kinase — MAASPAPPQAPPKPTWDPRRPVPPFPWLRPTIRIRLTLLYGGMFLIAGILLLSIIYLLAAQALNVGSELPFKIVEGKVTSDICNLPGQASPSEFNDAMNACVNEQRRNALDNLLSRSLLALLGLAVIAFAFGYAMAGRVLSPLGRITRTARAVAGSDLSRRIELDGPDDELKELADTFDDMLERLQRAFTAQQRFVGNASHELRTPLAINRTLLEVHLSDPKAPMELQQLGKTLLATNERSEQLVEGLLLLARSDNQIVERGPVDLAEVASQAIDQVHAEAEGKGVTIRGEQKSAVVQGNGVLLERIALNLVQNAVRYNVAEGGWVEVTTDVQHGQAVLVVSNTGPVVPAYEIDNLFEPFRRLRTERTGSDKGVGLGLSIVRSVARAHGGHIYAQPREGGGLVMRVSLPI; from the coding sequence GTGGCAGCGTCTCCCGCGCCTCCGCAGGCGCCCCCCAAGCCCACCTGGGACCCCAGAAGGCCCGTGCCGCCCTTCCCGTGGCTGCGCCCCACCATCCGCATAAGGCTCACGCTGCTCTACGGCGGCATGTTCCTGATCGCCGGCATTCTGCTGCTGTCGATCATCTACCTGCTGGCCGCGCAGGCCCTGAACGTGGGCAGCGAGCTGCCGTTCAAGATCGTCGAGGGCAAGGTCACCAGCGACATCTGCAATCTGCCCGGGCAGGCCTCGCCCAGCGAGTTCAACGACGCCATGAACGCATGCGTCAACGAGCAGCGCCGGAACGCCCTGGACAATCTGCTCAGCCGCTCGCTCCTGGCCCTGCTGGGCCTGGCGGTCATCGCCTTCGCCTTCGGCTATGCCATGGCCGGGCGGGTGCTCTCCCCGCTGGGCCGGATCACCCGCACAGCCCGCGCGGTGGCGGGCTCCGACCTGTCCCGCCGGATCGAGCTGGACGGCCCGGACGACGAGCTGAAGGAGCTGGCGGACACCTTCGACGACATGCTGGAGCGGCTCCAGCGCGCCTTCACCGCCCAGCAGCGCTTCGTCGGCAACGCCTCGCACGAGCTGAGAACGCCGCTGGCGATCAACCGCACGCTCCTCGAGGTGCACCTGTCCGATCCGAAGGCGCCGATGGAGCTCCAGCAGCTCGGCAAGACGCTGCTGGCCACCAACGAGCGCAGCGAGCAGCTCGTGGAGGGCCTGCTGCTGCTCGCCCGCAGCGACAACCAGATCGTCGAGCGGGGGCCGGTGGATCTCGCCGAGGTCGCCTCGCAGGCCATCGACCAGGTGCACGCCGAGGCCGAGGGCAAGGGCGTGACCATCCGCGGCGAGCAGAAGTCCGCGGTCGTCCAGGGCAACGGCGTGCTGCTGGAGCGGATCGCGCTCAACCTGGTGCAGAACGCCGTGCGCTACAACGTGGCGGAGGGCGGCTGGGTCGAGGTCACCACCGACGTCCAGCACGGCCAGGCGGTCCTCGTCGTCTCCAACACGGGCCCGGTCGTGCCGGCGTACGAGATCGACAACCTCTTCGAGCCGTTCCGGCGGCTGCGCACGGAGCGGACGGGCAGCGACAAGGGCGTCGGGCTCGGGCTGTCCATCGTCCGGTCCGTGGCCCGGGCGCACGGTGGGCACATCTACGCTCAGCCGCGTGAGGGGGGTGGACTCGTCATGCGAGTCTCGCTGCCGATCTGA